ATCCTATAGCTTTCCTGGACATCTGTTAAAGGATGCTCGATCGGGAGAACCACGCTATAGGTTATCTCTCCATTAGCATCATGGTACACTGAGCCCCCTCCTGTTATTCTACGTGTAAACGGTATTCCGCTTTCCTCGAGAAACCCCAGGTTAACAGCTTCCCTCACCTTCTGGAAATAACCGATTGTAACAGCACTGGGGATGAACCGATATAACCTAAGGGTGTTTTCTATTCTGCCCTTGGTCCTCAGAATCAGCATTGCCTCGTCAATGGCCATCTGCCAATAGACGTCTCGACCTTCTAGGTCGACTAGCACCCGTAACTTCAAAGTAAGTCCACCGTAGTTAATAAATAGGTCGTGCCGTAGATAAAAATGCATGGTAGTGGCGTGCCTCGACAGTTAACCGGCGAAGGGAGCGTGATGACCGCTCTAAGAGCATCAATAGGAACACTAGCGTCCCTGGGCCTACTAGAGATCAGAATGACCGAGAAACCCAACGTAGCCTACCTGCTTCAGTACTCACCGGATGGTTGTAAAGCTGGATGTGCTTACTGCCTGCAATCACGAAGACTGTTCAATATTAAGGGCGGAGAATATCTGGGGAGGATTCAGTGGCCCATTATAGACCTAGACGTTTTAGCTAGATCGTGGAGAAGCGTTTTCAGCCGCATATGCTTTCAAACGGTCGTAAAACCGGGCTTCACTGCCGAGGCCTTAGAGATCCTAAAGAAAATCAAGTCGTTTGAAGATAGGTTACCCATATCAGTCGCGGTAACGCCTGTTTCCACGGCTTTTCTACACGAGTTGAAAGAACTAGGAGTTGACGCCCTAGGAGTGGGTCTTGACGCGTGTTCACGAGAGGTCTTCGAGAGGTGGAATAAACCGTACAGCTGGTCTACCTACTGGAGGTTCATAGAAAAAGCTGTCGATGTTTTTGGTAGGGGCAATGTCTATGTTCACCTGGTTATAGGGCTCGGGGAATCCATGGCGGACGCCGTCAACACGATCAAGAAAACGTATAACGTTGGTGCACGGGTAGCCCTATTCAACTATGTCGACATTTATGGTAAGTCTAATGTTGACATAAGCTACTACAGGCTTATTCAGATCACAAGGCTTCTCGTAGAGAACGGGCTAGACCCCGAGGAGTACATAGACTATGACAGGCGAGTTTTGACGGGAAAAGTACCACTAGAGATGGTGCAGGCGTGTTATACTAGTGGATGTCCTGGATGTAATAGACCTTTTTACAACGAAAAACCCAGCGGGCCTGTCTACAATATCCCTTCCGAGAACTACCTCAGACTGTACATGAACAGCCTTAGGGAGGAACTAGCGAGAATAGGGGTTACAATATGAAATTAAAGGCTTTCATACCACGTAGAATGTATAAGCCGGTATCGATAACGGGCTCCTGGTGCTCGCTGAACTGCAGGTTTTGTAGTAGAAAATACCTAGAAAACATGGTACACGTGAACCCGGCAAACTTTACCAAGGTTGCTTACGAGCTGTATTCTAGTGGTGTTAGAGGCGTACTAATAAGTGGTGGTTTTAGACAGGACGCTACACTGCCGGTTGAGCCGTACGTGGAGAAAATATGTGAGGTTAAAAGGCGGCTTGATCTCGTTGTGAGCATGCACTTGGGGCTCGTGAGAGATAGGGGTATTCTCACCGGCTTGAAGGACTGTATCGACGTGGTTGACTACGAGTTTACTTTAAGTAGCTACATCGTCAACGAAATCAGAGGGTTAAGGTTTAGCCCTGAAAAGTACGCTGAAGCCCTTAGCTTAATGCTAGAAGAGGGGTTGCACGTTGTTCCTCACATCTTTACGTGGCACCCTCAGATCAAGAACGGCGACCTAGCTAAAGAGCTAAAAGTACTGAAGGAGTTCGGGGTTAACGAGGTAACGCTTCTAGTGTTCATAGACAATGAGTATGTTGAGCGCAGGGAGCACTTAGCCGAGAAAGTTCTAAAAAACATCGAGTATGCGCGGGCAGCGTTTCCAGGTAAACTATATATGGGTTGTATGAGGCCAGCATGGATAAAACCCCTACTGGACCCCGTCCTAGTAAAACAAGACCTCGTTGACAGAATAGCAAACCCCTATCATAGTGTTCTCAAAGAGCACAGAGGTATAGATATACTTGATGCCTGCTGTTCCATACCAGAACACCTAACTTCCAGGTTCGAGTTAAAGCTTTCGATAACAAGTAGCCACTAGTTTGGGCCCTGACAGTAAAATGCTAGTTTAGTAGAGTACGATAATCCGTAACTTAAACATATCAATGGTTACCAAGTAATTGCGAGTGCCCGGAGATCAGGCTATAGGGGGTTACACACGGTGGAAGCTGAGTTCACGAGCTGGAGAACGTGTTCAAAGAGGCGGTAAGTATATATAATAGTAGAGTGAAGTGGTAATTTGTGGTGAAACAGTGAAGTTTAAAATCGCTCTCATAGTTTTCCTCATTACTATACTACTCGTATCCTATATTGCACTAATCTACTGGAGGCCGGCTGAAGCCCCTAAGAAACCTAGAAAGATACGTATAGAGCCCGCTCCTGCCACTAGAACACCTGAGCCTCTACCAAGCGATTTTCTCCCGATGAAGCTGTCATGGAGT
This genomic stretch from Desulfurococcaceae archaeon harbors:
- a CDS encoding radical SAM protein, which codes for MKLKAFIPRRMYKPVSITGSWCSLNCRFCSRKYLENMVHVNPANFTKVAYELYSSGVRGVLISGGFRQDATLPVEPYVEKICEVKRRLDLVVSMHLGLVRDRGILTGLKDCIDVVDYEFTLSSYIVNEIRGLRFSPEKYAEALSLMLEEGLHVVPHIFTWHPQIKNGDLAKELKVLKEFGVNEVTLLVFIDNEYVERREHLAEKVLKNIEYARAAFPGKLYMGCMRPAWIKPLLDPVLVKQDLVDRIANPYHSVLKEHRGIDILDACCSIPEHLTSRFELKLSITSSH
- a CDS encoding radical SAM protein; the protein is MHGSGVPRQLTGEGSVMTALRASIGTLASLGLLEIRMTEKPNVAYLLQYSPDGCKAGCAYCLQSRRLFNIKGGEYLGRIQWPIIDLDVLARSWRSVFSRICFQTVVKPGFTAEALEILKKIKSFEDRLPISVAVTPVSTAFLHELKELGVDALGVGLDACSREVFERWNKPYSWSTYWRFIEKAVDVFGRGNVYVHLVIGLGESMADAVNTIKKTYNVGARVALFNYVDIYGKSNVDISYYRLIQITRLLVENGLDPEEYIDYDRRVLTGKVPLEMVQACYTSGCPGCNRPFYNEKPSGPVYNIPSENYLRLYMNSLREELARIGVTI